From the genome of Thermoflexus hugenholtzii JAD2, one region includes:
- a CDS encoding M24 family metallopeptidase, translating to MERAVRWDRLREEMAREGVELLALVPGANLFYLTGLHFHRMERPIVALLPREGEPALILPAFEVEKAQRAPIPWRLFPYTDAEGPASAFHAAAAALGGRGHTIAVETLGMRVLEWSLLAEAFESPTPLPAEPLLARLRMVKGPEEIAAIRRAIAAAEAALQQWLPEVRPGMTEREATRRLIQACFAAGADALAFEPIVVAGPNAALPHATPSERPMGPGEMMIVDFGVIMDGYVSDLTRTFVLGEPDPETARIYEVVREANAAGRAAVRPGIPAEAVDRAARAVIEAAGYGPYFPHRTGHGLGLEIHEPPYLVQGDRTLLTPGMVFTVEPGIYLPGRGGVRIEDVVVVTETGGESLTTFPRELRSL from the coding sequence ATGGAACGTGCGGTGCGATGGGATCGTCTTCGGGAGGAGATGGCCCGGGAAGGGGTGGAGCTCCTGGCCCTGGTCCCCGGCGCGAACCTGTTCTATCTGACCGGCCTCCACTTCCACCGCATGGAGCGACCGATCGTCGCCCTGCTGCCTCGGGAAGGGGAACCCGCCCTCATCCTCCCCGCCTTTGAGGTCGAGAAGGCCCAGCGGGCGCCCATCCCCTGGCGCCTGTTTCCCTATACCGATGCCGAGGGGCCCGCCTCCGCCTTCCACGCCGCTGCCGCAGCACTGGGCGGGCGCGGGCACACCATTGCCGTGGAGACCTTAGGGATGCGCGTGCTGGAGTGGTCCCTGCTCGCGGAGGCCTTCGAAAGCCCCACCCCCCTCCCGGCGGAGCCCCTGCTGGCCCGGCTGCGGATGGTGAAGGGGCCGGAGGAGATCGCCGCCATCCGCCGGGCCATCGCCGCCGCCGAAGCCGCGCTACAACAGTGGCTCCCCGAGGTCCGGCCGGGGATGACGGAGCGGGAGGCCACCCGGCGGCTGATCCAGGCCTGTTTTGCGGCCGGAGCGGATGCGCTGGCCTTCGAACCCATCGTGGTGGCCGGACCCAACGCCGCCCTCCCCCACGCCACCCCTTCGGAGCGCCCCATGGGGCCGGGGGAGATGATGATCGTCGACTTCGGGGTGATCATGGACGGATACGTCTCGGATCTCACCCGCACCTTCGTCCTTGGGGAGCCGGATCCCGAGACAGCCCGGATCTATGAGGTGGTCCGGGAGGCGAACGCGGCGGGGCGCGCCGCCGTGCGCCCGGGGATCCCCGCGGAGGCGGTCGATCGGGCGGCCCGCGCGGTCATCGAGGCCGCCGGCTACGGCCCCTATTTCCCCCACCGGACCGGCCATGGCCTGGGCTTGGAGATCCACGAGCCGCCCTATCTGGTGCAGGGAGACCGCACCCTCCTCACGCCTGGCATGGTCTTCACGGTGGAGCCCGGGATCTACCTGCCCGGTCGGGGCGGCGTCCGCATCGAGGATGTGGTGGTCGTCACTGAAACCGGCGGGGAGTCCCTCACGACCTTCCCCCGGGAGCTCCGCTCCCTCTGA
- a CDS encoding peptidylprolyl isomerase translates to MWKRGLIVLMLGVAACQSSPAPTPAAPTAPPSPTPMALAARVNGEPIPLAEFERRLAAYEQEWRRNGLDPQSAEGRQRLAALPRQILEGMIEEVLIEQQAARMGITVSPEEVEVALTQLIQESGGIEAFRQRLATLGMTEEEFRRNQRAAMLAQKVFQQLTADLPEVAEQVHARHIQVSGEDLAQQLLARLQRGEDFIELARQYSEDAATRELGGDLGWFARGTLAVPELEEAAFATPPGQVVLVMTSRGYHLLWVVEKDPARPLSEDQRELLRQRRIQAQLQAWRAEAQVEILIPLGP, encoded by the coding sequence ATGTGGAAGCGAGGGCTGATCGTCCTGATGCTCGGCGTGGCCGCATGCCAATCGTCCCCCGCGCCGACGCCGGCCGCGCCCACCGCCCCGCCCTCCCCGACGCCCATGGCCCTCGCGGCTCGGGTGAACGGGGAGCCGATCCCCCTCGCGGAGTTCGAGAGACGGCTGGCCGCTTATGAGCAGGAGTGGCGCCGCAACGGCCTGGACCCCCAGTCCGCGGAGGGGCGTCAGCGCCTGGCTGCGCTCCCTCGTCAGATCCTGGAGGGGATGATCGAGGAGGTCCTGATCGAGCAGCAGGCCGCGAGGATGGGGATCACGGTGTCTCCGGAGGAGGTGGAGGTCGCCCTGACCCAGCTGATCCAGGAGAGCGGCGGGATAGAGGCCTTCCGCCAGCGCCTCGCCACCCTGGGGATGACGGAGGAGGAGTTCCGGCGCAACCAGCGCGCGGCCATGCTGGCCCAGAAGGTGTTCCAGCAGCTGACAGCGGACCTGCCGGAGGTTGCCGAGCAGGTCCACGCGCGGCATATCCAGGTGTCCGGGGAGGATTTGGCACAGCAGCTGCTGGCCCGCTTGCAGCGGGGGGAGGATTTCATCGAGCTGGCCCGCCAGTATTCGGAGGACGCCGCCACCCGGGAGCTGGGGGGCGACCTGGGATGGTTCGCCCGAGGCACCCTGGCCGTGCCGGAGCTGGAGGAAGCAGCCTTCGCCACCCCGCCAGGTCAGGTGGTGCTGGTGATGACCTCGCGGGGCTATCACCTGCTGTGGGTGGTGGAGAAGGATCCTGCCCGTCCCCTTTCCGAGGACCAGCGGGAGCTGCTCCGGCAGCGGCGGATCCAGGCCCAGTTGCAGGCCTGGCGGGCGGAGGCCCAGGTGGAGATCCTGATCCCCCTGGGGCCATAG
- a CDS encoding alkaline phosphatase family protein produces MVSVLREFYRAKFRILGRRMRRPEAPPTPERGLVLIQIDGLSFPHLQRALEAGRMPYLARQIQKGRFRLAPWFAGFPTTTPVVTAALLYGRRDAIPGFRWYEKARREPIGMKRPRHVREVVARLQAEGAGGLLRGGACYASLFDGGAERAVFTLSAMGPPGLLDGVRGVGLLLIVLLNPGRIWRILRMVVRDILDELWYGIRSWGAGWRFLRDPAGLLRTALLALGNALLHELVTFSLSMDLHRGISPLYGIYVLYDEAAHRYGPEHPVALRALRRLDAYLREIDRMARFARRPYDLYIFSDHGMTPAVPFARRFRESLGDFVRRCMARSVTLDEAVEPDDRRWRSWQYLMAEMRELERTLSPRGARVVRAARAYVQRRASLLRGEPSAPAVPSADVIIRASGPLAHLYIAAVPEPLPLSEIVIRWPQLLDALIEHPGIGLVIGREGEVVFLMGQGGARVVRADGRSSIYGQDPLADPERMAPEGRWLDPERTAQELARLARLPGSGDLILLGAWDGRTVVSFEDQRGTHGGLGGPQEIAFLIFPAERSLRPQAWQDARDFHAFLSRAYARVPEAHPL; encoded by the coding sequence ATGGTCTCGGTCCTCCGGGAGTTTTATCGGGCGAAGTTCCGAATCCTGGGCCGACGGATGAGGCGGCCAGAGGCTCCGCCGACGCCGGAGCGGGGGCTGGTGCTGATCCAGATCGATGGCCTCTCCTTCCCGCATCTGCAGCGAGCCCTGGAGGCGGGCCGCATGCCCTATCTGGCCCGCCAGATCCAGAAAGGGCGGTTCCGGCTGGCGCCCTGGTTCGCCGGCTTCCCCACCACCACCCCGGTGGTGACCGCCGCGCTGCTCTACGGGCGGCGGGATGCCATCCCGGGGTTCCGGTGGTATGAGAAGGCCCGCCGCGAGCCCATCGGGATGAAGCGACCGCGCCATGTGCGGGAGGTCGTCGCGCGGCTGCAGGCGGAGGGCGCCGGAGGGCTGTTGCGCGGCGGCGCCTGTTACGCCAGCCTGTTCGACGGGGGGGCCGAGCGGGCCGTCTTCACCCTCAGCGCCATGGGCCCGCCCGGGCTCCTCGATGGGGTCCGGGGCGTGGGGCTCCTTCTGATCGTCCTCCTCAACCCGGGGCGCATCTGGCGGATCCTCCGCATGGTGGTGCGCGACATCCTGGACGAGCTGTGGTATGGGATCCGCTCCTGGGGGGCCGGGTGGCGCTTCCTGCGGGATCCGGCGGGGTTGCTCCGCACCGCCCTTCTGGCGCTGGGCAACGCGCTGCTCCACGAGCTGGTGACCTTCAGCCTCAGCATGGATCTCCATCGGGGGATCTCCCCTCTGTATGGGATCTACGTGCTGTATGATGAGGCGGCCCATCGCTACGGGCCGGAGCATCCGGTCGCCCTGCGGGCCCTCCGCCGGCTGGACGCTTACCTGCGGGAGATCGATCGGATGGCCCGCTTCGCCCGGCGGCCGTATGATCTCTACATCTTTTCGGATCACGGGATGACCCCGGCGGTCCCTTTCGCCCGGCGTTTCCGTGAAAGCCTGGGGGATTTCGTCCGGCGCTGCATGGCCCGGTCGGTGACCCTGGACGAGGCGGTGGAGCCGGATGACCGCCGCTGGCGTTCGTGGCAATACCTGATGGCGGAGATGCGCGAGCTGGAACGGACCCTCTCCCCGCGTGGAGCCCGGGTGGTGCGGGCGGCCCGAGCCTATGTGCAGCGGCGCGCATCCCTCCTGCGAGGGGAACCCTCCGCCCCCGCCGTGCCGTCCGCCGATGTGATCATCCGGGCCTCCGGTCCGCTGGCCCATCTTTACATCGCCGCCGTGCCGGAGCCCCTCCCCCTTAGCGAGATCGTCATCCGCTGGCCCCAGCTCCTGGACGCCCTGATCGAGCACCCGGGGATCGGGCTGGTGATCGGCCGGGAAGGGGAGGTCGTCTTCCTGATGGGACAGGGAGGCGCGCGCGTCGTCCGCGCCGACGGCCGTTCCTCGATCTACGGCCAGGACCCCTTGGCCGATCCGGAGCGCATGGCGCCGGAGGGGCGGTGGCTGGATCCCGAGCGGACGGCTCAGGAGCTAGCCCGCCTGGCCCGGCTGCCCGGGAGTGGCGATCTCATCCTGCTGGGCGCCTGGGACGGTCGAACGGTAGTGAGTTTTGAGGATCAACGGGGGACCCACGGGGGGCTGGGCGGGCCTCAGGAGATCGCCTTCCTGATCTTCCCGGCGGAGCGCTCATTGCGCCCCCAGGCCTGGCAGGACGCCCGGGATTTCCACGCCTTCCTGAGCCGGGCTTACGCGCGCGTGCCGGAAGCTCACCCCCTTTGA
- a CDS encoding site-2 protease family protein, translating into MSRFRLPAIRLFTLAGVPVQVHGSLVALLMAAVLGAGLLAGWREALRQGLWWLLLFGAVLLHELGHLAAARLLRVPVTAVVLWPLGGFTAVRLSPGRFRAELGIALAGPSVNLLLALLIAGLGGWEGPGARWRPEVVFGWLNLLLGLFNLLPVFPMDGGRILRSALAMALGEGWGTWLALRVGQAGALGIGGLAIWQFRHQDAGGLVTMLIAMWLLGQTLQETQQLRRRERLQQIPLVPHLQPLPLAVNDRIPEPAARRLLQHSGQPILPVEEAGRWPGGLVRMRDGLRRLDLPSLDATASLGAAWLCLAQGESPGVLVLRAGRPAGWIPRERVEALARELPAGWP; encoded by the coding sequence ATGTCCCGCTTCCGCCTCCCCGCCATCCGGCTGTTCACCCTCGCCGGGGTTCCGGTGCAGGTGCACGGGAGCCTGGTGGCGTTGCTGATGGCGGCCGTGCTGGGAGCCGGCCTGCTGGCCGGATGGCGGGAAGCCCTGCGGCAGGGCCTCTGGTGGCTTCTGTTGTTCGGGGCGGTTCTGTTGCACGAGCTGGGGCATCTTGCCGCCGCGCGCCTGCTGCGTGTCCCGGTGACCGCGGTGGTTCTCTGGCCCTTGGGCGGCTTCACCGCGGTCCGGCTGTCCCCCGGCCGCTTCCGAGCGGAGCTGGGGATCGCCCTGGCTGGGCCCAGCGTCAACCTCCTCCTCGCCCTCCTCATCGCCGGGCTGGGCGGCTGGGAAGGCCCGGGAGCGCGATGGCGCCCGGAGGTGGTGTTCGGATGGTTGAACCTCCTGCTGGGCCTCTTCAACCTGCTCCCCGTGTTCCCGATGGATGGTGGGCGGATCCTGCGCAGCGCTCTGGCCATGGCCCTCGGGGAGGGCTGGGGGACCTGGCTGGCGTTGCGGGTGGGGCAGGCAGGGGCCCTGGGGATCGGCGGGCTGGCGATCTGGCAGTTCCGGCATCAGGACGCCGGCGGGCTGGTTACAATGCTGATCGCCATGTGGCTGCTCGGCCAGACCCTCCAGGAAACCCAGCAGCTGCGCCGCCGGGAGCGGTTGCAGCAGATCCCCCTCGTCCCGCATCTCCAGCCCCTTCCCCTGGCGGTGAACGATCGGATCCCGGAGCCCGCTGCCCGGCGCTTGCTTCAGCACAGCGGACAACCGATCCTGCCGGTGGAGGAGGCCGGGCGGTGGCCGGGAGGCCTGGTGCGCATGAGGGACGGCCTGCGGCGCCTGGATCTCCCCAGCCTAGATGCGACGGCTTCCCTGGGCGCCGCATGGTTATGCCTGGCCCAGGGCGAAAGCCCCGGGGTCCTGGTCCTGCGGGCTGGCCGGCCGGCCGGCTGGATCCCCCGGGAGCGGGTGGAAGCTCTGGCGCGAGAGCTCCCCGCCGGATGGCCGTGA
- the gltX gene encoding glutamate--tRNA ligase, which produces MSVRVRFAPSPTGFLHVGGARTALFNWLFARHHGGQFVLRIEDTDRKRLIPGALEDILDSLRWLGLDWDEGPDVGGPYGPYIQSQRLEIYREHAHRLVDLGHAYYCFCSEERLERLRREQEARKQPTGYDRYCRYNVSLEEARRRIAAGEPYVIRLKVPLEGATSFHDLVHGEISVQNRTQDDFVLLKSDGYPTYHLANVVDDHLMRITHVMRADEWIPSTPRHILLYQAFGWEPPQFAHLPIILSPTGKGKMSKRVLQEQGRWETAVFVRDFREEGYLPEALINFLALTGWAYDDKTELFTVEELIEKFDISGINPKPAAFNYDKLEWMNGVYIRRLSPEALAERLRPYVEALGLRPDPETLRRAIPLIQERIKTLREGAEMLEFLWREEVSPALEDLVPSGASPEAVRTWLTEAQRALEALPAFTHEAIEAALRGLADRLGVKAGTLFMAVRVAVTGRRVTPPLFESLALLGRERTLRRLEAAVRLLEGVPAR; this is translated from the coding sequence ATGAGTGTTCGCGTTCGGTTTGCGCCCAGCCCGACCGGGTTCCTGCATGTCGGGGGGGCCCGCACGGCCCTCTTCAACTGGCTCTTCGCCCGCCATCACGGGGGCCAGTTCGTCCTGCGCATTGAGGACACCGACCGCAAGCGCCTGATCCCTGGCGCCCTGGAGGATATCCTGGACTCCCTCCGATGGCTGGGCCTGGATTGGGACGAAGGCCCGGACGTCGGAGGACCCTACGGGCCTTACATCCAGTCCCAGCGGCTGGAGATCTACCGGGAGCACGCCCACCGCCTGGTCGACCTGGGTCATGCCTATTATTGCTTCTGCTCGGAGGAGCGGCTGGAGCGCCTGCGTCGGGAGCAGGAGGCCCGCAAGCAGCCCACCGGTTACGACCGCTACTGCCGCTACAACGTCTCGCTTGAGGAGGCCCGGCGTCGCATCGCCGCCGGGGAGCCCTACGTGATCCGCCTCAAGGTTCCCCTGGAGGGAGCCACGTCCTTTCACGACTTGGTGCACGGGGAGATCTCCGTGCAGAACCGGACCCAGGATGATTTCGTGCTGTTGAAATCCGACGGCTACCCTACGTATCACCTGGCCAACGTGGTGGACGATCATTTGATGCGCATCACCCACGTGATGCGGGCGGATGAATGGATCCCCAGCACGCCCCGGCACATCCTGCTCTACCAGGCCTTTGGGTGGGAGCCGCCTCAGTTCGCCCATCTGCCCATCATCTTGAGCCCGACGGGCAAGGGGAAGATGAGCAAGCGGGTGCTGCAGGAGCAAGGGCGATGGGAGACGGCTGTCTTCGTGCGGGATTTCCGGGAGGAAGGATACCTGCCGGAGGCCCTGATCAACTTCCTGGCGCTGACCGGATGGGCTTATGACGATAAGACCGAGCTCTTCACGGTGGAGGAGCTGATCGAGAAGTTTGACATCTCCGGCATCAACCCCAAGCCGGCGGCCTTCAACTACGACAAGCTGGAGTGGATGAACGGCGTCTACATCCGGCGCCTGAGCCCGGAGGCCCTGGCGGAGCGGCTGCGGCCTTATGTGGAGGCCCTCGGCCTGCGGCCGGATCCAGAGACCCTGCGCCGGGCGATCCCCCTGATCCAGGAGCGGATCAAGACGCTGCGGGAAGGGGCGGAGATGCTGGAATTCCTGTGGAGGGAGGAGGTGTCGCCGGCATTGGAGGATCTGGTGCCCTCGGGCGCCTCCCCCGAGGCGGTGCGGACCTGGCTGACGGAAGCCCAGCGCGCTCTGGAGGCGCTCCCCGCGTTCACCCACGAAGCCATTGAGGCGGCGCTGCGGGGCCTCGCGGATCGCCTGGGTGTGAAGGCGGGGACGTTGTTCATGGCCGTCCGCGTGGCGGTCACCGGCCGGCGGGTCACCCCCCCTCTGTTTGAGTCCCTCGCCCTCCTGGGCCGGGAGCGGACGTTGCGACGCCTGGAGGCGGCCGTCCGGCTTCTGGAGGGCGTCCCCGCCCGTTGA
- a CDS encoding CdaR family protein: MRWARENMGLALLAFGLAFALWAAAVWEENPPVERSLTDVPLAFQGLASDHVVFERSAERVRLRLRVPRAMEGTIVPQDVEAFVNVSGLGEGAYERPVQIRVHRRSIQILEVDPPAVRFRLERVESREVPVSIQILGQPAIGYQAGTPLPALPQVRVTGPRSRIAVAAMAVGRIRVEGARQSVETEVALEAVDSEGRVLTEVQVEPARITVTVPIEQRLGFRELPVRVNLRGRPARGYQLTEIAVDPPTVTLTGDPRRLEEVGSYLSTEPIDLSEARGELIAEVPLVLPPGVALVGAPNQVEVRLRVEPILSTQVFQQVPVVVEGLRPGMIARLSPETVDVIVRGPLLYVESLQPDQLRVWVEVRDLERGTYTLTPTVILSATVTNLSWTLIPPSLQVTLMPAPTPTRTR, encoded by the coding sequence ATGAGGTGGGCCCGAGAGAACATGGGGCTGGCGCTGCTGGCCTTCGGGCTGGCCTTCGCCCTCTGGGCCGCCGCCGTCTGGGAGGAGAACCCGCCCGTGGAGCGGTCCTTGACCGATGTCCCGCTGGCCTTTCAAGGCCTGGCGTCCGATCACGTGGTCTTCGAACGCTCCGCCGAGCGGGTCCGCCTCCGCCTGCGGGTGCCCCGGGCGATGGAGGGCACCATCGTCCCTCAGGATGTGGAGGCCTTTGTGAACGTGTCCGGCCTGGGCGAGGGGGCCTATGAGCGGCCGGTGCAGATCCGCGTCCACCGGCGGAGCATCCAGATCCTCGAAGTGGATCCCCCGGCGGTGCGCTTCCGTCTGGAGCGCGTGGAGAGCCGGGAAGTCCCGGTCTCCATTCAGATTCTGGGTCAACCGGCCATCGGCTACCAGGCCGGGACACCGCTTCCCGCCCTCCCCCAGGTCCGGGTGACCGGCCCCCGCTCCCGGATCGCCGTTGCGGCCATGGCCGTGGGGCGGATCCGCGTCGAGGGGGCGCGTCAAAGCGTGGAGACAGAGGTCGCCCTGGAAGCGGTGGACTCCGAGGGGAGGGTGCTGACAGAGGTGCAGGTGGAGCCGGCCCGGATCACGGTCACGGTCCCCATCGAACAGCGCCTCGGCTTCCGCGAGCTGCCGGTGCGGGTCAACCTGCGCGGGCGCCCGGCGCGGGGCTATCAGCTGACGGAGATCGCCGTGGATCCCCCTACGGTCACCCTGACCGGGGATCCCCGGCGGCTGGAGGAGGTCGGCAGCTATCTCTCCACCGAGCCCATCGATCTCTCCGAGGCCCGGGGCGAGCTGATCGCGGAGGTCCCTCTGGTGTTGCCGCCCGGGGTCGCCCTGGTCGGTGCCCCCAACCAGGTGGAGGTCCGCCTCCGGGTGGAGCCCATCCTCAGCACCCAGGTCTTCCAGCAGGTCCCGGTGGTGGTGGAGGGATTGCGCCCGGGGATGATCGCCCGCCTCTCGCCGGAGACGGTGGACGTGATCGTGCGGGGCCCCCTTCTTTACGTGGAGAGCCTCCAGCCGGATCAGCTGCGGGTGTGGGTGGAGGTGAGGGATCTGGAGCGGGGGACCTATACCTTGACGCCCACGGTGATCCTCAGCGCCACGGTGACCAACCTCTCCTGGACGCTGATCCCCCCCAGCCTCCAGGTGACGCTGATGCCGGCCCCCACGCCGACCCGGACGCGCTGA
- the cdaA gene encoding diadenylate cyclase CdaA, whose product MRDLLYLLDQLSWISLIDIGLVALLFFGILYSLKGTPAVTLVRGLFILILLVLILSGPLRSLRAMRWLLERALPALLIAIPIIFQPELRRALERLGRVGLWLQRDPRGAPVDEVIEALVQACPRLAERRHGALIVLERTTGLQTYIDTGIRLDARVTPELLMTIFAPNTVLHDGAVIIRDGRVVAAGCILPLTTGWLGDPQLGLRHRAAIGITEVSDALAIVISEERGTISVALNGRMVRRLDARRLELVLRNFYSPPPEVAQTYRWLQELRELGRRAWVILFTIRGAGGKQ is encoded by the coding sequence GTGCGGGATCTGCTCTACCTGCTGGACCAGCTGAGCTGGATCAGTTTGATCGATATCGGGCTGGTGGCCCTTCTCTTTTTCGGGATCCTGTATTCCCTGAAAGGGACGCCGGCGGTCACCCTCGTTCGGGGCCTGTTCATCCTCATCCTGCTCGTGCTCATCCTGAGCGGCCCCCTCCGCTCCCTGCGGGCGATGCGCTGGCTTCTGGAGCGGGCGCTCCCGGCGTTGCTCATCGCCATCCCGATCATCTTCCAGCCGGAGCTCCGGCGGGCTCTGGAGCGGCTGGGGCGGGTGGGGCTCTGGCTTCAGCGGGATCCAAGGGGGGCGCCTGTCGATGAGGTGATCGAGGCGCTGGTCCAGGCATGCCCCCGGCTGGCGGAGCGTCGCCACGGCGCCCTCATCGTGCTGGAGCGCACCACCGGCCTCCAGACCTACATCGACACCGGGATCCGCCTGGACGCCCGGGTGACCCCCGAGCTGCTGATGACCATCTTCGCGCCCAACACGGTCCTGCACGACGGGGCGGTGATCATTCGGGACGGGCGGGTGGTGGCGGCGGGCTGCATCCTTCCCCTCACCACCGGATGGCTGGGGGATCCCCAGCTGGGCCTGCGCCATCGGGCGGCCATCGGGATCACGGAGGTGAGCGACGCCCTGGCCATCGTGATCTCTGAGGAACGCGGGACGATCTCCGTGGCCCTGAACGGCCGGATGGTGCGCCGGCTGGACGCGCGGCGCCTGGAGCTGGTGCTGCGGAACTTCTACAGCCCGCCGCCGGAGGTCGCGCAAACCTACCGCTGGCTGCAAGAGCTGCGGGAGCTGGGCCGGCGGGCATGGGTGATCCTCTTCACCATCCGGGGAGCTGGGGGTAAGCAATGA
- a CDS encoding tetratricopeptide repeat protein, which yields MGEERLRYEQALQRGHAALWQKQWAAAIAAYREALTVAPEEPEALTGLGLACMEAGRYEEALEAFRQLERLRPEDPAPVWRLAEVHQRAGRAAEAAAHYHRAGRMFADRGDLRRAIQAWAQAIRLDPGRIETLEALAQAYRQLDQREAAIRVDLALARAWIQQGDLQRALEAIDAALALDPDHPQALQARDWLRVQLARRTGTGPLPRPTSRAEGAEAEQARAEALWMLAPEEAEAPADPIRRALSQALRELADLVFSEEPGSFSESEWFRIHALLGRAVDAHAQGQLREALAFYEQVRAAGLEHPALPFAIGAALAELRRCEEAASYLRRATDVPTYAFAGLLLLARCEERQGAAASAALRYLEALESLDQELAREESREVLRERYRFLRSWLPRHPERQAALLEGARQILESPTWEDRILWIRQALDQWTAGTPFRLTLADVLLSPQGERVLLDLGQTYTWAQLGLFYSALEEALRILAGAPFAPLPHLILGQLLAWGRHIPAAANKFRALGTYFLYLEDPSMALAAFEQVTRLAPMDLPALERLLQLAQTLGDAPRALQAFCGLVDAHMQMADLEQAERIGREGLAWASRHGLPGSALSPLLRRLVEIAVQRLDWSGAIEHLERLRALAPEDLEARWGLVEAYLRANRKDAAVQELQQLVERARAAGRLAEAARNLEELILLFPEELALRQQAAQLYLELEQPEAAVAHLERMGEQYLQAGRLSEAQAVYRSLMRLNPAQAERYRALLSSGG from the coding sequence GTGGGGGAAGAGCGCCTGCGGTATGAACAGGCGTTGCAGCGCGGCCATGCCGCGCTCTGGCAGAAACAGTGGGCGGCCGCCATCGCGGCTTATCGGGAGGCCCTGACGGTGGCCCCGGAGGAGCCGGAGGCCCTGACCGGGCTGGGCCTGGCCTGTATGGAGGCCGGGCGCTATGAAGAGGCTCTGGAGGCCTTCCGGCAGCTGGAGCGCCTCCGCCCTGAGGATCCCGCGCCGGTGTGGCGCCTCGCCGAAGTGCATCAGCGCGCCGGCCGGGCGGCGGAGGCGGCAGCCCATTACCACCGGGCCGGCCGGATGTTCGCCGATCGCGGCGATCTTCGACGCGCCATCCAGGCATGGGCCCAGGCCATCCGCCTGGATCCCGGCCGGATCGAGACGCTGGAGGCCCTGGCCCAGGCGTATCGCCAGCTGGATCAGCGGGAGGCGGCGATTCGGGTGGATCTGGCCCTCGCCCGCGCCTGGATCCAGCAAGGGGACCTGCAGCGGGCCCTCGAGGCCATCGACGCCGCCCTCGCCCTGGATCCGGATCATCCGCAGGCCTTGCAGGCCCGGGACTGGCTGCGCGTCCAGCTGGCCCGGCGGACCGGCACCGGTCCGTTGCCCCGGCCGACGTCCAGGGCCGAAGGCGCCGAGGCGGAGCAGGCCCGGGCTGAGGCCCTCTGGATGCTGGCCCCGGAGGAGGCCGAAGCCCCTGCGGATCCGATCCGCCGCGCCCTCTCCCAGGCGCTCCGGGAGCTGGCGGATCTCGTGTTCTCGGAGGAGCCGGGTTCGTTCTCTGAATCAGAGTGGTTCCGGATCCATGCCCTCCTGGGCCGGGCGGTGGACGCCCACGCTCAGGGCCAGCTGCGGGAGGCGCTGGCCTTCTACGAGCAGGTGCGCGCCGCCGGGCTGGAGCACCCGGCCCTGCCCTTCGCCATCGGCGCCGCGCTGGCTGAGCTCCGGCGTTGCGAGGAAGCCGCCTCGTATCTCCGGCGCGCCACAGATGTCCCCACCTACGCCTTCGCCGGTCTTCTCCTGCTGGCCCGCTGTGAGGAACGGCAGGGCGCGGCGGCGTCCGCCGCCCTGCGCTACCTGGAGGCCCTGGAATCCCTGGATCAGGAGCTGGCCCGGGAGGAAAGCCGGGAGGTCCTCCGGGAGCGTTATCGCTTCCTACGCTCCTGGCTCCCCCGGCATCCGGAGCGTCAGGCGGCTCTCCTGGAGGGGGCCCGTCAGATCCTGGAGAGTCCGACCTGGGAGGATCGGATCCTCTGGATCCGCCAGGCGCTGGATCAATGGACCGCCGGCACGCCGTTCCGGCTCACCCTGGCCGACGTCCTGCTCTCTCCCCAGGGGGAGCGGGTGCTCCTGGATCTGGGGCAAACCTATACGTGGGCCCAGCTAGGCCTGTTCTACAGCGCGCTGGAGGAGGCGTTGCGGATCCTGGCCGGCGCCCCCTTCGCCCCGCTGCCCCATCTCATCCTCGGGCAGCTGCTGGCCTGGGGCCGTCACATCCCGGCGGCGGCGAACAAATTCCGGGCCTTGGGGACCTATTTTCTGTATCTGGAGGATCCCTCTATGGCCCTCGCTGCCTTCGAGCAGGTCACCCGGCTGGCTCCCATGGATCTGCCGGCTCTGGAGCGGCTGCTGCAGCTCGCCCAGACCCTGGGCGATGCGCCGCGGGCGCTGCAGGCCTTCTGCGGCTTGGTGGACGCGCATATGCAGATGGCGGATCTGGAACAGGCGGAGCGGATCGGCCGGGAGGGGCTGGCGTGGGCTTCCCGCCATGGGCTCCCCGGCTCGGCGCTGTCGCCCCTCCTCCGCCGGCTGGTGGAGATCGCCGTCCAGCGCCTGGACTGGAGCGGGGCGATCGAACACCTGGAGCGGTTGCGCGCCCTCGCCCCGGAGGACCTGGAGGCCCGCTGGGGCCTGGTGGAGGCCTATCTGCGGGCGAACCGCAAGGATGCGGCGGTGCAGGAGCTGCAACAGCTGGTGGAGCGGGCGCGGGCCGCTGGGCGGCTGGCGGAGGCGGCCCGGAACCTGGAGGAGCTCATCCTGCTCTTCCCCGAGGAGCTCGCCCTGCGCCAGCAAGCGGCTCAGCTGTATCTGGAGCTGGAACAGCCCGAGGCAGCGGTGGCCCATCTGGAACGGATGGGGGAGCAATACCTGCAGGCCGGTCGTCTCTCCGAGGCCCAGGCGGTGTATCGCTCCTTGATGCGCCTGAACCCTGCCCAGGCCGAGCGCTACCGGGCCCTACTGAGCTCCGGCGGATGA